Proteins from a genomic interval of Yarrowia lipolytica chromosome 1E, complete sequence:
- a CDS encoding uncharacterized protein (Compare to YALI0E15103g, similar to Saccharomyces cerevisiae YDR306C; ancestral locus Anc_5.327, similar to KLLA0C10120g Kluyveromyces lactis): MVSLRHCKQLRCLDLSLVSEVVDLRLLFLALRQSPELEQLFFPRSSLFCEQYDNVWPPKLWRLGLSGGISDDFIRETRFADTITHLSLRHCPFITVNSFHFLCQYLGPNLKYLEVVYPMPGLRPDALDQVLRHCPNLRHLSVSVDYLTKHIFDDGMFKRADGHFQSHPLEILDIDSSGGLGQAHKLRADDITLAILEDKIPKLRVVRVSSKMSWDAKDEAVSELASILDDTDANGGGMWII, translated from the coding sequence ATGGTTTCCTTGCGTCACTGCAAACAGCTGCGCTGCCTTGACTTGTCTCTGGTCAGCGAGGTTGTTGATCTGCGGCTGTTGTTTCTAGCACTTCGACAATCTCCTGAGCTCGAACAACTCTTTTTTCCTCGATCGTCTTTATTCTGCGAGCAGTACGATAATGTCTGGCCCCCAAAACTTTGGAGACTAGGACTTTCTGGAGGAATCTCAGACGACTTCATCCGAGAAACCCGATTCGCTGATACCATCACACATTTGTCGTTGCGACATTGCCCCTTCATCACTGTCAACTCATTTCACTTTTTGTGCCAATATCTCGGCCCGAACCTGAAATATCTTGAGGTTGTTTACCCCATGCCCGGCCTGCGACCAGATGCACTGGATCAAGTTTTGCGACACTGTCCCAACCTTCGACATCTTTCGGTGTCGGTAGACTATCTCACAAAGCACATATTTGATGACGGCATGTTCAAAAGGGCCGATGGCCATTTCCAAAGCCATCctctggagattctggacaTCGACTCGAGTGGCGGTTTAGGACAGGCTCATAAACTGAGAGCAGATGACATTACTCTGGCCATTTTGGAAGACAAGATTCCCAAATTGAGAGTGGTCAGAGTCTCCTCCAAGATGAGCTGGGATGCTAAGGATGAGGCTGTTTCTGAGCTGGCCAGTATTCTGGACGACACAGACGCAAATGGTGGAGGCATGTGGATCATCTAA
- a CDS encoding uncharacterized protein (Compare to YALI0E15037g, similar to Saccharomyces cerevisiae SRB7 (YDR308C); ancestral locus Anc_5.329, weakly similar to uniprot|P47822 Saccharomyces cerevisiae YDR308c SRB7 DNA-directed RNA polymerase II holoenzyme and kornberg's mediator (SRB) subcomplex subunit) has product MIPPVEMGAYSTHLPESQIINLTLEYQKHATKTHNMADRLTQLQTCVDQMLTQYFSALTHINTNHGFKSLAGEELVKDDTVPVVTDEERERTLEELAKDLVVKSQQIDYLIDSLPGIGSSEEHQMQQIEKLQKELEHYDQVTEDVIKEKDELLEHCDELILKLAQRKAHIDVESM; this is encoded by the coding sequence ATGATACCTCCGGTTGAGATGGGTGCATACAGCACACATCTCCCAGAAAGCCAAATTATTAATCTCACTTTGGAGTATCAGAAACACGCGACGAAGACACATAACATGGCGGACCGACTGACCCAGCTACAGACGTGCGTGGATCAAATGCTGACCCAGTATTTCTCGGCACTAACGCACATTAACACCAACCATGGGTTCAAGTCGTTAGCGGGGGAAGAGTTGGTCAAGGACGATACGGTGCCTGTTGTCACAGACGAAGAACGCGAGAGAACGCTAGAGGAGCTGGCGAAAGACCTTGTGGTCAAGTCACAACAGATTGATTACCTCATAGATTCGTTGCCAGGTATCGGTTCTTCGGAGGAACATCAGATGCAGCAGATCGAAAAGCTGCaaaaggagctggagcatTATGATCAGGTAACAGAAGAcgtcatcaaggagaaggacgagttGTTGGAGCACTGTGATGAACTGATTCTAAAGCTCGCACAGAGAAAGGCCCACATCGACGTGGAGAGCATGTAA
- a CDS encoding uncharacterized protein (Compare to YALI0E15059g, weakly similar to DEHA0E08613g Debaryomyces hansenii), protein MYILYINSTTIMTTDDETGTPNLASLLEGLSKLEIDNLAREDDDGSSGNDDLFVTLLQLVDDYEHLTRDMCEELKQGHLDVAKTNYDNFMAASTFNSRISRFSYDERPQCAQITVSHASEKFTIHSKKEEKGAKTDPIRMFGIMPPYTLRIAQGHFQSAVDKMVELANVKSRLEALENKIKPTEKDEEKDPTTGDVTTATATKTEVAAVAAS, encoded by the coding sequence atgtacatactgtacattaactccaccaccattaTGACTACTGACGACGAAACCGGTACTCCGAACCTGGCCAGCCTGTTGGAGGGCCTCAGCAAGCTGGAGATTGATAATCTGGCCCGTGAGGACGATGATGGAAGCTCTGGCAACGACGATCTGTTTGTGACTTTGCTCCAGTTGGTGGATGACTATGAACATCTGACCAGGGACATGTGCGAAGAGCTCAAGCAGGGCCACTTGGACGTTGCAAAGACCAACTACGACAATTTCATGGCCGCTTCGACCTTTAATTCTCGAATATCGAGGTTTAGCTATGATGAGCGGCCCCAATGCGCCCAGATCACGGTGTCACATGCCAGTGAGAAATTCACGATACACagcaagaaggaggagaagggaGCGAAAACAGATCCCATCAGGATGTTTGGTATCATGCCACCATACACGCTTCGTATAGCACAGGGCCACTTCCAGAGTGCTGTTGATAAAATGGTTGAACTTGCAAATGTCAAAAGTAGACTGGAAGCTTTGGAGAACAAGATCAAGCCTACCGAAAAGGATGAAGAGAAAGATCCTACAACTGGGGACGTGACTACCGCCACCGCTACAAAAACTGAGGTTGCCGCTGTCGCAGCCTCTTGA
- a CDS encoding uncharacterized protein (Compare to YALI0E14971g, some similarities with uniprot|P32338 Saccharomyces cerevisiae YGR044c Zinc finger protein RME1 and other transcription factors, similar to Saccharomyces cerevisiae RME1 (YGR044C); ancestral locus Anc_4.189): MSEPSPNSPFMCNTSDSIYTGMALRKVPTNSYHNTTTDQAQSTTFSVPPGELKGPMWGLSCYDDVQGLYTYKEIDPLNIPLPPSASVNIHHTQYSCGPYAGSCFTQGYNHDVYSEQTYSMSSDLSQGLLLSSSQESHDGTIYSYETPSRTNHAHHSHSSSFSDMGQPASYHEELHASSYDSQQSYFSDESRLSSFSETPRTPFSIQELPCAMEKFSTYFHESPKPADMDILSPEGSDSDQGSSEACGTAVQQLERVSSLLSSTPTGHFSNVDPRVRATSLFNTHVPKRVSIENCEEIKALKIKRPLKKPKVLKEFPSVADFVYDPNHEYDPFVQPTSAAMAMLMSCLKPTKKDQVMILKENKRQFWQPNSKYRCHSYVDRILASETLIAMLFKSKKGPIACNHCSLKFENYLAIAAHFDQYNVTRPGRCKYDDCLSSVLGFASPSEQSRHTKTQHGNTAYTCSAEGCAYHSPRLDCVKRHYCKNHGEEADSKVLSKGVRALKDLPNKFQDVKKSKTLTDEEVRQQVAPILAKLRELL, encoded by the coding sequence ATGAGCGAACCCTCCCCCAACTCCCCATTCATGTGCAATACCAGCGACTCCATCTACACTGGTATGGCCCTACGAAAAGTCCCGACTAATTCTTACCACAACACCACTACGGACCAAGCCCAGTCCACAACATTCTCAGTACCACCTGGAGAGCTCAAGGGTCCCATGTGGGGCCTCTCGTGCTACGATGATGTCCAAGGCCTCTACACAtacaaggagattgaccCGTTGAACATTCCGCTTCCTCCTTCAGCGTCAGTCAATATTCACCACACCCAATACTCTTGCGGACCTTACGCTGGCTCCTGTTTCACCCAGGGGTATAACCACGACGTCTACTCTGAACAGACCTATTCAATGTCTTCGGATTTGTCTCAAGGGCTGCTTCTATCCAGCTCTCAGGAGTCGCATGACGGCACCATTTACAGTTACGAGACTCCCTCTAGGACCAACCACGCGCACCACTCGCACAGCTCTTCATTTTCTGACATGGGTCAGCCAGCCTCTTATCACGAGGAGTTGCACGCCTCCTCTTACGACTCGCAACAGTCGTATTTCTCCGACGAGTCGCGGttgtcttccttctccGAAACCCCACGGACTCCATTTTCAATTCAGGAGTTGCCATGCGCCATGGAGAAGTTCTCAACCTACTTCCATGAATCCCCCAAACCCGCGGATATGGATATCCTCTCACCTGAAGGATCGGACTCTGACCAGGGTTCCAGTGAAGCTTGTGGAACCGCCGTCCAACAACTTGAGAGAGTCTCCTCCCTTCTGTCTTCAACTCCTACGGGACACTTCTCGAACGTTGACCCACGGGTGAGAGCAACATCATTGTTCAACACCCACGTTCCAAAGAGGGTCTCAATTGAGAATTGCGAAGAAATAAAGGCCCTAAAGATCAAACGCCCCctcaagaagcccaaggtTCTGAAGGAGTTTCCCTCTGTGGCAGACTTTGTGTATGACCCCAATCATGAGTATGATCCCTTCGTGCAGCCCACCTCGGCTGCTATGGCGATGCTCATGAGTTGCTTGAAGCCAACCAAGAAGGATCAGGTTATGATTCTGAAGGAAAATAAGCGCCAATTCTGGCAGCCAAACTCCAAATACCGATGCCACTCATACGTGGACCGGATTCTGGCTAGTGAGACACTCATTGCCATGCTCTTCAAGTCTAAGAAGGGCCCAATTGCCTGCAACCACTGCTCCCTCAAGTTTGAGAATTACTTGGCGATTGCTGCCCATTTCGATCAGTACAACGTCACACGTCCTGGACGGTGTAAGTATGACGATTGCCTCTCCTCTGTCCTTGGGTTTGCTTCGCCTTCTGAGCAGAGCCGGCACACAAAGACTCAGCATGGAAACACTGCTTACACATGCAGTGCTGAGGGTTGCGCTTACCACAGTCCTCGACTTGACTGTGTGAAGCGTCACTATTGCAAAAACCATGGGGAAGAGGCTGACTCCAAGGTCCTCTCAAAAGGAGTGCGGGCTCTCAAGGATCTGCCCAACAAGTTCCAGGATGTTAAGAAGTCAAAAACACTGACTGACGAAGAGGTTCGTCAGCAGGTGGCTCCTATCCTGGCGAAGTTGCGTGAGCTCCTGTAG
- a CDS encoding uncharacterized protein (Compare to YALI0E15081g, similar to uniprot|P33775 Saccharomyces cerevisiae YDL095w PMT1 mannosyltransferase, similar to Saccharomyces cerevisiae YDR307W; ancestral locus Anc_5.328), translated as MSKGEKKTVQAVYAKSALEEMAPEVTPAPGYKNLSEERALTPKDRVLIFVVSFLAGYTRFRNIWQPSSVVFDEVHFGGFARKYVIGRFFMDVHPPLAKMLFAAVGWLAGYDGEFEFSSIGVDYLSSNVPYVAMRSYPAVLGVATVALAYLTLKASGCRTATCFFGAALLAIENSLVTESRYILLDSPLIFFLALTVYFFKKFELETPFTGAWYRYLFLSGLALGATTSVKWYGLFTIAWMGLMTLWHLWWTLGDLSVTPCSFTRHFGWRAAFLIGVPISFYVAMFAVHFLCLVNTGDGASFMSPEFQNTLQHSTLIGNQPADVLLGSKITLRHLNTQGGYLHSHESLYETGSKQQQVTLYPHSDQNNDFLVENYTVTEGDFQGDQIFLKDGDVIRLKHIATGRRIHSHDFRPPVSEADYQNEVSAYGYPGFDGDANDNFRVEIVKSKSQKGVSRDRVRTIDTKFRLIHTITGCALFSHSVKLPKWAFEQQEVTCAKSGTLPNSIWYIESNSHPTLVDSTDRASYRTPSFLSKFLELNKVMWTVNKGLTDPHTWESRPESWPFLQRGINFWVKDNRQVYLLGNAPIWWLTTLSIGIFLLWKAINLLRFQRGYNDFAGRPDLRAYDVQFTSFLLGWALHYFPSYLMARQLFLHHYLCSLYFVFLGFVCSWEYFTLRIVRNKIIGGALSVGVFAAALSFYVYYSPIIYGDPWTKSLCEKGKWLPGWDFDCNSFHESLDLYNEASILPVDEKVVDSVLDPSIAEAVEDAAEAVKASEAHISPHAAPPNQKVVYKDEEGNVLDPEEVAKMAEQGKVEFRKGE; from the coding sequence ATGTCCAAAGGTGAAAAGAAGACGGTACAAGCCGTGTACGCCAAATCGGCCCTCGAGGAGATGGCTCCTGAGGTCACTCCGGCCCCCGGATACAAGAACCTGTCTGAGGAACGCGCTCTGACACCCAAGGATCGAGTGCTCATCTTCGTGGTCTCTTTCCTTGCCGGTTACACCAGATTCCGAAACATCTGGCAGCCCTCCAGTGTGGTCTTCGACGAAGTCCACTTTGGTGGTTTTGCCCGAAAATACGTCATTGGACGGTTCTTCATGGATGTCCACCCTCCTCTTGCTAAGATGCTCTTCGCTGCTGTCGGCTGGCTGGCTGGCTATGACGGCGAGTTTGAATTCTCCTCCATTGGTGTTGACTACCTGTCCTCCAACGTTCCCTACGTTGCCATGCGATCCTACCCTGCTGTTCTCGGTGTCGCAACCGTGGCCCTCGCATACCTGACCCTCAAGGCTTCCGGCTGCAGAACCGCCACTTGCTTCTTTGGTGCTGCTCTGCTTGCCATTGAGAACTCTCTTGTCACTGAATCGCGGTACATTCTGCTTGATTCGCCCCTTATCTTCTTCCTGGCTCTCACCGTGTACTTCTTCAAGAAGTTTGAGCTCGAGACCCCCTTCACCGGCGCCTGGTACCGATACTTGTTCCTGTCTGGACTGGCTCTCGGTGCTACCACCTCTGTTAAGTGGTACGGTCTTTTCACCATCGCCTGGATGGGTCTCATGACTCTGTGGCACCTGTGGTGGACCCTTGGTGATCTCAGTGTCACCCCCTGCTCCTTTACTCGACACTTCGGCTGGAGAGCTGCCTTCCTCATTGGTGTCCCCATTTCCTTCTACGTTGCAATGTTTGCCGTGCACTTCCTGTGCCTTGTCAACACTGGTGATGGAGCTTCTTTCATGTCCCCCGAGTTCCAAAACACCCTGCAGCACTCCACTCTTATTGGAAACCAGCCCGCTGATGTTCTTCTCGGATCTAAGATCACCTTGCGACACCTCAACACGCAGGGCGGTTACCTGCACTCTCACGAGTCCCTCTACGAGACTGGctccaagcagcagcaggtcACTCTCTACCCTCACTCTGACCAGAACAACGATTTCCTAGTTGAAAACTACACTGTGACTGAGGGTGACTTCCAGGGTGACCAGATCTTCCTTAAGGACGGTGATGTCATTCGACTCAAGCACATTGCTACTGGCCGACGAATCCACTCTCACGATTTCCGACCCCCCGTGTCTGAGGCTGACTACCAGAACGAGGTTTCCGCCTACGGTTACCCCGGTTTCGATGGTGATGCCAATGATAACTTCCGAGTCGAGATtgtcaagtccaagtccCAGAAGGGTGTCTCTCGGGACCGTGTTCGAACCATCGACACCAAGTTCAGACTTATCCACACCATCACTGGTTGTGCTTTGTTCTCTCACTCTGTCAAGCTCCCCAAGTGGGCCtttgagcagcaggaggtAACTTGCGCCAAGTCTGGAACTCTTCCCAACTCCATCTGGTACATTGAGTCTAACTCCCACCCCACTCTCGTGGATTCCACTGACCGAGCCTCTTACCGAACCCCCTCTTTCCTGTCCAAGTTCCTCGAGCTGAACAAGGTCATGTGGACTGTCAACAAGGGACTTACTGATCCCCATACCTGGGAGTCTCGACCTGAGTCCTGGCCCTTCCTCCAGCGAGGTATCAACTTCTGGGTTAAGGATAACCGACAGGTCTATCTTCTCGGTAACGCTCCCATCTGGTGGTTGACTACCCTCTCTATTGGTATCTTCCTCTTGTGGAAGGCCATCAATCTGCTGCGATTCCAGCGCGGATACAACGACTTTGCAGGCCGACCTGATCTGCGAGCTTACGACGTCCAGTTCACCTCCTTCCTTCTTGGATGGGCTCTGCACTACTTCCCCTCTTACCTCATGGCTCGACAGCTCTTCCTGCACCACTACCTGTGCTCTCTCTACTTTGTTTTCCTTGGTTTTGTCTGCTCTTGGGAGTACTTCACCCTCCGAATTGTGCGAAACAAGATTATTGGAGGTGCTCTCAGTGTTGGTGTCTTTGCTGCCGCCCTCTCTTTCTACGTCTACTACTCTCCCATCATTTACGGAGACCCATGGACCAAGTCTCTGTGTGAGAAGGGCAAGTGGCTTCCTGGCTGGGATTTCGACTGTAACTCTTTCCACGAGTCCCTTGACCTTTACAACGAGGCTTCCATTCTGCCCGTTGATGAGAAGGTTGTTGACTCTGTCCTCGACCCCTCTATCGCCGAGGCCGTTGAGGATGCCGCTGAGGCTGTGAAGGCCTCTGAGGCTCACATTTCTCCTCATGCCGCTCCCCCTAACCAGAAGGTGGTTTacaaggatgaggaggGCAATGTTCTTGACCCCGAGGAGGTCGCCAAGATGGCTGAGCAGGGCAAGGTGGAGTTCCGAAAGGGCGAGTAA
- a CDS encoding uncharacterized protein (Compare to YALI0E15015g, no similarity, no similarity): MPASPKTSQRKQVGSGPASPLSPSASPRPSPLLTSPGSFLKRAVSAGWKRRQDPLEHPLPPGSVSSSDIDTSPTSTRSPNAVGRRSSRGGLSSSRLSSPATSPLSSPYSTSFARSASSSSFLPNASEPDFEMVTQTSHQHRPSPRVPSRGSPGFTGSPKMHQSESSTSILSFPPEVMTVKPIGPTNPTHVRQEQPPIASDASSPSVPVMAPKRRESLRRRSSLNKGLGIDSLPATSPLTPRRQPSLAGSSRYATPEPEEPPLSRTDSNSSITEEIMTVSPVSPVLQTPPLSITPKRQPSVDGSLNRANSVAASLSSREGSLEPSSPVVPPRGGGIRRHSSLKDFDKSPLHTPNVFTSETSPLSINRQSNLRRSASAYSQKSVTSNDQGYFAPRGDIPSKPGTPTSPGTPLNYSQEMMSKRTPVSTQTQRYDSLIPPVDAVSTTSPVTSPATPNHDAMDGWSPMKTQPDVSISRASSQQSITASTARTAHPPLSVASQRISKRIPGPPMSSMWLDDDSDEETKPVSRWKGLRRSSKTNSTISMNLPGNSSAHGISHSASFPLLPLRESTKSDSLRSSSSSNYNESHSHRNSDRQSSSDKSIGADTEHSSVSSPVPSVGASYTPKASYIPKQTSYTPKSGTESPSRLKSPLRRSESGSKWSVNSIFTRSPRHKKSSSISSNSDLTISISRPYNFSHVEHADANSEAITMPAPVPGSPSSHLPQQSPLQRNKSTSSAHNALKNGLRSVKDRALGHSPSKSLSGESFDNSFGGPISKTPSNATGYSVHTTHSRTMLAEPGITLNTSKPVRPRRPDDIVLPRGLSNNEEESNAGAPHGQARRLSNSSSNYSSNSTVGSTAKSQVGVTAATTPSMSPDGREARFSSVQSEHAARVANLLKDNGNLSRASPANSPNPNLNAFPAPNLSVNHRQSWRFSDADLDIEEEEEMDGESEITTSPYASPRIPQRSERRRGSTSYDINGFIQTPGVAPQTLFNSPRLSQQFESSPQTLQTPQTPSSSSSSNAGFRRKNHGLGLIKNQPSSDSIGSSWTSPGSDFVEQHNWLCQTAPQSDLESAASTPNASQTTFRRSALLPSPLLSQQQQQQQQQQQQQHGQQQQTQQQQPYMTNGRHLSTSSLPSHGAILEDLAEENPAHRPSVPYEQTQTWI, translated from the exons ATGCCGGCAAGCCCGAAAACGTCTCAAAGAAAACAAGTGGGCTCTGGACCCGCGAGCCCGCTCAGTCCTAGCGCAAGCCCACGACCAAGTCCTTTACTTACTAGCCCGGGGTCATTCCTCAAACGAGCAGTTAGTGCGGGGTGGAAACGACGGCAAGACCCTCTCGAGCATCCACTGCCACCGGGATCGGTGTCATCGTCCGACATTGACACAAGCCCGACATCTACACGTAGTCCCAACGCGGTAGGTCGAAGGTCTTCACGTGGCGGactgagcagcagccgaCTGAGCAGTCCAGCGACGAGTCCGCTCAGCAGTCCATACTCGACCAGCTTTGCCAGAAGCGCCAGTAGTTCGTCCTTTCTCCCTAACGCCTCGGAGCCTGACTTCGAGATGGTCACTCAAACCAGCCACCAGCACCGTCCTTCCCCTCGAGTTCCTTCCAGGGGTTCGCCCGGTTTCACCGGATCGCCAAAGATGCACCAGTCTGAGTCTTCAACTTCGATACTCTCATTCCCGCCTGAAGTCATGACTGTGAAACCAATAGGACCGACCAATCCTACCCATGTGCGACAGGAGCAGCCGCCCATCGCCAGCGACGCTTCCTCCCCTTCTGTGCCCGTTATGGCGCCTAAAAGACGAGAGTCCTTACGACGACGATCCTCATTGAACAAGGGGCTAGGAATCGACAGCTTGCCCGCCACCAGTCCGTTAACTCCCCGACGGCAGCCGTCTCTCGCGGGCTCTTCACGATATGCGACACCTGAGCCCGAGGAACCGCCTTTGTCTCGTACCGACAGCAACTCGTCTATAACCGAGGAGATCATGACAGTATCGCCAGTGTCACCAGTTCTACAGACGCCTCCTCTCAGCATTACCCCCAAACGACAGCCGTCAGTTGATGGCTCCCTTAACCGGGCTAACAGTGTCGCTGCCAGcctgagcagcagagaggGATCACTCGAACCCTCGTCCCCAGTGGTGCCACCTAGAGGTGGTGGTATTCGACGGCATTCAAGTCTCAAAGACTTTG ACAAATCGCCGCTCCACACACCCAACGTTTTTACCTCTGAAACATCCCCGCTATCGATAAACCGACAGTCCAATTTGCGAAGGTCGGCCTCAGCGTATTCACAAAAATCCGTCACCAGCAACGACCAAGGCTACTTTGCTCCTAGAGGCGACATTCCCTCCAAGCCTGGAACTCCAACCTCTCCCGGAACCCCTCTGAACTACAGCCAAGAGATGATGTCGAAGAGAACGCCAGTCTCGACTCAGACACAAAGGTACGACTCACTTATCCCCCCAGTAGATGCGGTTTCCACGACATCACCGGTGACTTCACCGGCTACACCCAATCATGACGCTATGGATGGTTGGTCTCCTATGAAAACACAGCCAGACGTGTCCATTTCACGAGCTTCCTCTCAACAATCCATCACAGCTTCGACTGCTCGAACCGCTCATCCCCCTCTGTCCGTGGCTTCTCAGCGAATCTCCAAGAGGATACCGGGTCCTCCCATGTCATCAATGTGGCTGGACGACGACAGTGACGAGGAGACTAAGCCTGTGTCAAGATGGAAGGGCCTGCGGCGTTCCTCCAAGACGAACTCTACCATTTCGATGAACCTGCCAGGTAATTCGAGTGCTCACGGTATCTCTCATTCTGCATCTTTCCCTTTGTTGCCACTGCGCGAGTCCACCAAATCGGACTCTCTGcggtcgtcgtcgtcgtctaACTACAACGAGTCCCATTCGCACCGAAACAGTGATCGACAGTCGAGTAGCGACAAGAGCATTGGAGCCGATACTGAACACTCTTCTGTGTCTTCTCCTGTGCCATCAGTGGGAGCTTCATACACCCCCAAAGCATCATACATCCCCAAGCAGACCTCATACACCCCAAAGTCAGGCACAGAATCACCGTCTCGACTCAAGTCACCTCTTCGACGCTCGGAGAGTGGCTCCAAGTGGAGTGTCAACAGCATCTTTACTCGGTCTCCCCGTCACAAGAAGTCTTCGTCTATCTCTTCTAACTCGGATctcaccatctccatctctcgTCCTTACAACTTTTCGCATGTGGAGCACGCGGACGCCAATTCAGAAGCAATCACTATGcctgctcctgttcctgGTTCTCCCAGTTCACATCTTCCACAGCAGTCCCCTCTTCAACGAAACAAGTCGACTTCGTCTGCACATAACGCTCTGAAGAACGGCCTGCGGTCAGTCAAGGACAGAGCTCTTGGCCACAGCCCATCCAAGAGTCTGTCGGGTGAATCCTTTGACAATTCCTTTGGTGGACCTATTTCTAAGACTCCCTCTAACGCCACTGGCTACTCTGTGCACACCACTCATAGCCGAACGATGCTTGCAGAGCCTGGAATCACCCTCAACACCTCGAAGCCAGTGCGGCCTCGCCGCCCTGACGATATTGTGCTTCCCCGGGGTCTGAGTAACAATGAGGAAGAGAGCAACGCCGGAGCTCCACATGGACAAGCTCGACGACTATCCAACTCATCGTCCAACTACTCCAGCAACTCCACTGTGGGCAGTACAGCCAAGTCTCAAGTTGGTGTCACTGCTGCCACCACTCCCAGCATGTCTCCAGATGGCCGTGAAGCTCGATTTTCTTCTGTCCAGAGTGAACATGCGGCGCGGGTTGCCAACCTCTTGAAGGACAACGGCAATCTCAGCAGAGCCTCTCCTGCCAACTCTCCTAATCCCAATCTCAATGCTTTCCCAGCACCCAATTTGTCTGTCAACCACCGACAGTCGTGGCGCTTCTCCGATGCTGATTTggacattgaggaggaggaagagatgGACGGCGAGTCAGAGATCACCACGTCTCCCTATGCATCACCCCGAATCCCTCAGCGGTCTGAACGACGACGTGGATCCACTTCATACGATATCAATGGCTTCATCCAGACTCCTGGAGTTGCCCCCCAGACCTTGTTCAATTCTCCAAGATTGTCCCAACAGTTTGAGTCCTCTCCCCAGACATTGCAAACTCCTCAAACAccctcttcttcgtcgtcttcaaaTGCAGGCTTCCGCAGAAAGAACCATGGCCTTGGActcatcaagaaccagcCCTCTTCTGATTCGATTGGATCATCATGGACATCTCCGGGCTCAGACTTTGTCGAGCAGCACAACTGGTTGTGCCAGACTGCCCCACAGTCGGATCTTGAGAGTGCTGCCTCCACACCCAATGCGTCACAGACTACCTTCCGAAGGTCTGCCTTGTTGCCCTCTCCTCTATTAtctcaacagcaacagcagcagcagcagcagcaacagcaacaacacggccagcagcagcagacccaacagcaacagcctTACATGACTAATGGCAGACACCTTTCTACTTCATCGCTACCTTCTCACGGAGCGATTTTGGAGGATCTTGCTGAGGAAAACCCTGCACACCGACCTTCCGTGCCATATGAACAGACTCAAACTTGGATTTAG